In one Heterodontus francisci isolate sHetFra1 chromosome 18, sHetFra1.hap1, whole genome shotgun sequence genomic region, the following are encoded:
- the avpr2l gene encoding arginine vasopressin receptor 2, like yields the protein MRLEFNQSNTEWRTSEGNGTLFTGNKPATAKIAVLSFVFVLATLGNCIFLCTLWQKRKRNSRTRLFLFHLCTADLVVAFFQVLPQLLWEVTDQFLAPNAVCKTIKYLQIVGMFASTYLLLAMTLDRYQAICKPMIAITKSSLQRYLVVGMAWAFSLVFSLPQIFIFSIQEVQPQVFECWATFVKPWGRKSYITWTALVIFVMPAAVLIICQVKICRTIYLTGQKNRQEKISLTKVNTMGSRIGTAMGIPSTLLKTLKMTFLVVVVYILCWAPFFIVQLWSVWDPTGGPTEGSSFTIIMLLASLNSCTNPWIYMAFYR from the coding sequence ATGAGACTTGAATTCAATCAAAGCAACACTGAGTGGAGGACTAGTGAAGGCAATGGGACTCTTTTCACAGGGAACAAGCCAGCGACGGCCAAGATAGCCGTGCTCAGCTTCGTTTTCGTCCTGGCAACTCTGGGCAACTGCATCTTCCTCTGCACTTTGTGGCAAAAGCGCAAGAGGAACAGTCGCACCCGCCTCTTCCTCTTCCACTTGTGCACCGCCGATCTAGTGGTTGCCTTCTTCCAGGTGCTGCCCCAGCTTTTGTGGGAGGTCACGGACCAGTTCCTGGCCCCCAACGCGGTTTGCAAAACCATCAAGTACCTGCAGATCGTCGGAATGTTTGCTTCTACCTACCTGCTGCTCGCGATGACCCTCGATCGGTATCAGGCCATTTGCAAACCCATGATCGCCATCACCAAGAGCTCTTTGCAAAGGTATTTGGTCGTCGGCATGGCCTGGGCCTTTTCACTGGTCTTCAGCCTCCCTCAGATTTTCATCTTTTCGATCCAGGAGGTGCAGCCACAGGTATTTGAGTGCTGGGCGACCTTTGTCAAACCGTGGGGCAGAAAATCATATATAACTTGGACAGCCTTGGTCATCTTTGTGATGCCAGCAGCCGTTCTGATCATATGCCAGGTCAAAATATGTAGAACGATTTACCTAACTGGGCAAAAGAACAGGCAAGAAAAGATTTCATTGACAAAAGTGAACACGATGGGGTCACGCATAGGCACTGCCATGGGGATACCCAGCACGTTGCTGAAAACACTGAAGATGACATTTTTGGTGGTGGTGGTGTATATTTTATGTTGGGCACCATTCTTCATTGTGCAGCTCTGGTCTGTTTGGGATCCAACTGGAGGACCTACTGAAG